Proteins encoded within one genomic window of Bacteroides sedimenti:
- a CDS encoding flavin reductase family protein, whose amino-acid sequence MKQDWKPGTMIYPLPAVLVSCGSEESEYNIITVAWVGTICTNPPMCYISVRPERHSYPILKKNMEFVINLTTKDMAFATDWCGVRSGKNYNKFAEMKLTPGKASVVNAPVIEESPLCIECRVKEIISLGSHDMFIADVVNVKADEKYMNPNTGKFEFAKSNPLVYVHGNYFDLGDNLGKFGWSVEKKK is encoded by the coding sequence ATGAAGCAGGACTGGAAACCAGGTACAATGATTTATCCGCTGCCTGCCGTATTGGTAAGCTGCGGCAGTGAGGAGAGCGAATATAACATCATTACCGTAGCCTGGGTAGGCACAATCTGTACCAACCCACCCATGTGTTATATATCAGTTCGTCCCGAACGACACTCTTATCCTATTCTGAAAAAGAATATGGAATTCGTAATTAATCTCACTACTAAAGATATGGCGTTTGCGACTGACTGGTGTGGCGTACGTTCAGGCAAGAACTACAATAAATTTGCCGAGATGAAGCTCACCCCCGGCAAAGCTTCGGTTGTTAATGCTCCGGTTATAGAAGAGTCTCCTCTTTGCATAGAATGTCGCGTAAAGGAAATTATCTCATTAGGGTCGCATGATATGTTTATCGCTGATGTGGTCAATGTGAAAGCAGACGAAAAATACATGAATCCTAACACCGGTAAATTTGAATTTGCCAAGAGTAATCCTTTGGTTTATGTACATGGCAATTACTTTGATCTGGGCGACAATTTAGGTAAATTTGGCTGGTCGGTAGAAAAGAAAAAATAA
- the pyrI gene encoding aspartate carbamoyltransferase regulatory subunit, translating to MSEIRQELQVAALRNGTVIDHIPSEKLFTVVSLLGLEHMDCNITIGFNLESEKLGKKGIIKIADKFFDDEEINRITVVAPHVKLNIIREYEVIEKRELELPDELQGIVKCANPKCITNNEPMPTRFHVIDKETCVIKCHYCEKEFKKEDIVLSQRRTL from the coding sequence ATGAGCGAAATAAGACAAGAACTACAGGTTGCCGCACTAAGAAACGGTACTGTAATAGACCATATACCATCCGAAAAACTGTTTACTGTTGTTTCCCTTCTCGGGCTTGAACATATGGACTGCAACATTACCATCGGTTTTAATCTGGAAAGCGAAAAGCTGGGTAAAAAAGGAATTATTAAAATTGCCGATAAATTCTTTGACGACGAAGAAATAAATCGTATCACAGTGGTAGCACCACATGTAAAGCTGAACATTATCCGTGAGTATGAGGTTATAGAGAAAAGAGAACTCGAATTGCCGGACGAATTACAAGGAATTGTTAAATGTGCAAACCCAAAATGCATTACCAATAATGAGCCCATGCCTACTCGTTTTCACGTAATCGATAAAGAAACGTGTGTTATCAAATGTCATTACTGCGAAAAAGAGTTCAAGAAAGAGGATATTGTTCTATCACAACGCAGAACGTTATAA
- a CDS encoding beta-N-acetylglucosaminidase: MRKITCAVACGFICNVALYAQDIQVQPRPQEMKVTGQLLTLPQQVQLVGLEQADTNAAGLLKELLQGRVSKKGFKVFIGEKGDKAVKKFARFVPKKAESYYLSIEKDKLVLVGSDERGTFYGMQTLNQLYKNGTLPQLTITDYPDIRFRGVVEGFYGKPWSFEDRVSQLKFYGFNKMNTYIYGPKDDPYHSCPNWRKPYPQKEAERMAELVRLAKSNKVDFVWAIHPGQDIKWNDEDRKLLLDKFESMYNLGVRSFAVFFDDISGEGTNAAKQAELLNYIDDNFVKVKKDVTPLVMCPTEYNKSWSNVAGGYLKTLGDKLNPSIQIMWTGDKVVADIHSDGMAWINGLIKRPAYIWWNFPVTDYVRDHLLMGPVYGNDTNIADMMSGFVSNPMEHAEASKIAIYGVADYTWNMEKYDSDDAWKRSLKAIMPISTEAFQVFATHNQDLGPNGHGYRRVESVEMKPVAERFLNAFQENGTYEKTDFTALEREFKKIISASDVLLRSKDNEALINDINPWIKQFGLLGQTGLVAMDLLRDLENSDKEGFKLDYSRLKELKEQTYELEAVNNRNPYQPGVKTGSLVMAPFVNNLFAQATERFNKQFGENLMVVFDYCPHTLESNISQLKSLPLQLQGKLVNLSPSNEVIKAGADAFVTINLVKPVRVRSVEFNAGKEDVLQWGELQYSVDGESWKPLTCEQEGELVKGKTASGSVKAVRFINKSGKPQEFYMRKFVLNI; encoded by the coding sequence ATGAGAAAAATCACTTGTGCGGTAGCTTGTGGTTTTATTTGCAATGTGGCTCTCTATGCACAAGATATTCAGGTGCAGCCTCGGCCGCAAGAGATGAAAGTTACAGGACAGCTACTTACGCTTCCTCAACAAGTACAGTTAGTAGGGCTTGAACAGGCGGATACCAATGCTGCCGGTCTGCTTAAAGAATTGCTTCAAGGAAGAGTTTCCAAAAAAGGATTCAAAGTATTTATTGGTGAAAAAGGAGATAAAGCAGTGAAAAAGTTCGCACGCTTTGTACCAAAGAAAGCTGAATCGTACTACTTGTCAATCGAAAAAGATAAACTGGTTCTGGTTGGTTCGGATGAACGTGGTACATTCTATGGCATGCAGACCTTAAACCAGCTTTATAAAAATGGCACATTGCCACAACTCACCATTACCGATTACCCTGATATACGTTTCCGTGGAGTGGTCGAAGGTTTCTATGGTAAACCATGGAGCTTTGAGGATAGAGTTAGCCAACTGAAATTCTATGGGTTTAATAAAATGAATACCTATATATACGGTCCGAAAGATGACCCTTATCATAGCTGCCCCAACTGGAGAAAGCCTTATCCTCAGAAGGAGGCAGAGCGCATGGCCGAACTGGTAAGACTGGCAAAAAGCAACAAGGTGGACTTTGTATGGGCCATTCACCCGGGACAGGACATCAAATGGAACGATGAAGACCGTAAGCTGCTTCTGGATAAGTTTGAAAGTATGTATAATCTTGGAGTACGTTCGTTTGCTGTTTTCTTCGATGATATTTCGGGGGAAGGTACTAATGCGGCAAAGCAGGCTGAATTACTGAACTATATTGACGACAATTTTGTGAAGGTGAAAAAGGATGTTACTCCGCTTGTGATGTGCCCAACAGAATATAACAAAAGTTGGTCAAACGTGGCAGGTGGTTATCTTAAAACACTCGGCGATAAACTGAATCCATCCATTCAGATTATGTGGACGGGAGACAAGGTGGTGGCTGATATTCACAGCGATGGCATGGCATGGATTAATGGGTTGATTAAGAGACCGGCTTATATCTGGTGGAACTTCCCGGTGACAGACTATGTAAGAGACCATTTGTTGATGGGACCGGTGTATGGAAACGATACAAACATTGCGGATATGATGTCCGGATTCGTTTCTAACCCGATGGAACATGCAGAAGCATCTAAGATTGCCATCTATGGTGTTGCAGATTATACATGGAACATGGAAAAATATGATTCTGATGATGCATGGAAACGTTCTTTGAAAGCAATTATGCCGATATCAACAGAGGCTTTCCAGGTTTTCGCTACACACAATCAAGATCTTGGACCGAATGGTCATGGATACAGACGTGTGGAATCAGTTGAGATGAAACCGGTTGCAGAGCGCTTCCTGAATGCTTTCCAGGAAAACGGAACTTATGAGAAGACTGATTTTACTGCATTAGAGCGTGAGTTCAAAAAAATCATTTCAGCATCTGATGTGTTATTGAGAAGTAAAGACAACGAAGCGCTGATAAACGATATTAACCCCTGGATAAAACAATTCGGATTATTAGGACAAACAGGTTTGGTAGCAATGGATTTGCTGCGTGACCTTGAAAATAGCGATAAAGAGGGTTTCAAACTCGACTACTCTCGCTTAAAAGAGTTGAAAGAACAGACGTACGAACTGGAGGCTGTCAATAACCGCAATCCTTACCAGCCGGGTGTAAAAACAGGATCATTGGTGATGGCTCCGTTTGTGAATAATCTATTTGCTCAGGCTACAGAACGTTTCAATAAACAGTTCGGAGAAAACCTTATGGTAGTTTTTGACTATTGTCCTCATACATTGGAGAGCAATATATCTCAGTTGAAGTCATTGCCGTTGCAGTTGCAGGGAAAACTGGTAAACCTTTCTCCTTCTAATGAAGTGATTAAAGCGGGAGCTGATGCTTTCGTTACAATCAATCTGGTAAAACCGGTACGAGTTCGTTCGGTTGAATTCAATGCAGGAAAAGAAGATGTTTTGCAATGGGGTGAGCTGCAGTATTCTGTAGATGGTGAAAGCTGGAAGCCGCTGACTTGCGAGCAGGAAGGTGAGCTGGTTAAAGGTAAAACTGCAAGCGGAAGTGTGAAAGCTGTACGTTTCATTAATAAGAGTGGTAAACCACAAGAGTTCTATATGCGTAAATTCGTGCTGAACATATAA
- a CDS encoding transglycosylase domain-containing protein — translation MNQVEVKGTPVSVKKLVKWLWVAFFSFIGLSAVLFCFIAWGWIGYMPDVEELENPKYKFASEVLSADGKTLGTWSLNKENRVYVGYKDISPYLVKALIATEDVRFEDHSGIDIRALARAVIKRGLFFQKNAGGGSTLTQQLSKQLYSPGAGNILERLFQKPIEWVIAVKLERYYTKDEILTMYFNKYDFGNNAVGIKTASYTYFAKEPADLTIEEAATLVGMCQNSSMYNPVRRREQTEQRRNVVLDQMRKAGFISEEERDSLMDIPLKLNFHRVDHKEGLATYFREYLRIMMTAKKPNRSDYASWQYQKFYEDSLSWEQNPLYGWCNKNKKKDGTNYNIYTDGLKIYTTIDSRMQQYAEEAVDEHLGHFLQPLFFKEKKGRSTAPYTNQLTKEQVKEIMMRSMRQSERYNTMKQAGYSESEILKAFKTPEQMSVFTWKGVKDTVMTPLDSIRYYKYFLRTGFMSMDPMTGAVKAYVGGPNYAFFQYDMALTGRRQVGSTIKPFLYALAMENGFTPCDVTRNVEQTLITGAGVPWSPKNASRARYGEMVTLKWGLANSNNWISAYLMSRLNASSLVRLIHRFGVRNRNIVASPALCLGPCDISVGEMVSAYTAFVNNGLRCDPMLVTRIEDSEGNVIAKFHPQMEEVISAQSAAKMLVMLKAVINEGTGGRVRRYTRADVGGKTGTTQRNSDGWFIGFTPSLVSGCWVGGEDRDIHFDTMVYGQGASMALPVWGIFMKKVFADKSLGYSESEAFNLGNQSICGNDSTLVGNDTGGLDSIFSE, via the coding sequence ATGAATCAAGTTGAGGTTAAAGGAACTCCGGTGTCTGTAAAAAAGCTGGTTAAATGGCTTTGGGTCGCTTTTTTTTCATTTATCGGATTAAGCGCGGTTCTCTTTTGTTTTATAGCGTGGGGATGGATTGGTTACATGCCCGATGTGGAAGAATTAGAAAATCCAAAATATAAGTTTGCTTCAGAAGTACTATCCGCTGATGGGAAAACATTAGGTACCTGGTCTTTGAATAAGGAAAATAGGGTATATGTAGGGTATAAGGATATCTCTCCTTATCTTGTTAAAGCTCTGATTGCGACCGAGGATGTCAGGTTTGAAGATCATTCGGGTATAGATATCCGGGCACTTGCTCGTGCCGTTATTAAACGCGGACTATTTTTTCAGAAAAATGCGGGGGGAGGTAGTACTCTGACTCAGCAACTCTCCAAACAACTTTATTCCCCCGGGGCTGGTAACATACTTGAACGTTTGTTTCAAAAGCCTATAGAGTGGGTAATTGCTGTTAAACTGGAACGATACTATACCAAAGATGAAATTCTGACCATGTACTTCAATAAGTACGATTTCGGAAATAATGCGGTTGGAATAAAAACTGCTTCATATACATATTTTGCCAAAGAACCAGCCGACCTGACAATAGAAGAAGCTGCAACCCTGGTAGGTATGTGCCAGAATTCATCGATGTATAATCCTGTACGTCGCAGAGAACAAACCGAACAGCGACGCAATGTGGTGCTTGACCAGATGAGGAAAGCTGGATTTATTTCGGAAGAGGAGAGAGATTCGCTAATGGATATTCCGTTAAAGCTGAATTTTCACAGGGTGGACCATAAAGAGGGGTTGGCAACCTATTTCCGTGAATACCTACGTATCATGATGACAGCCAAGAAACCAAACAGAAGTGATTATGCTTCTTGGCAGTATCAGAAATTCTATGAAGACTCACTCTCTTGGGAACAAAATCCGCTCTATGGATGGTGTAATAAGAACAAAAAGAAAGATGGCACAAACTATAACATCTATACGGATGGTTTGAAGATATACACCACAATCGATTCGCGTATGCAGCAATATGCTGAAGAGGCAGTGGATGAACATCTGGGACATTTCCTTCAACCTCTTTTCTTTAAAGAGAAAAAGGGGAGAAGTACTGCGCCTTATACAAATCAGCTGACAAAAGAACAGGTGAAAGAGATTATGATGCGCTCCATGAGACAGTCTGAACGTTACAATACCATGAAACAAGCCGGATATTCTGAAAGTGAGATTCTGAAGGCATTTAAAACTCCGGAACAGATGTCGGTGTTCACATGGAAAGGAGTGAAGGATACGGTTATGACTCCGCTTGATTCTATCCGCTATTATAAATATTTCCTGAGAACCGGATTTATGTCAATGGACCCAATGACAGGAGCTGTGAAGGCATATGTTGGAGGACCGAATTACGCTTTCTTCCAATACGACATGGCATTGACCGGGCGTCGCCAGGTAGGTTCTACAATTAAACCATTCCTTTATGCTCTTGCAATGGAAAACGGGTTTACGCCTTGTGATGTTACCAGAAATGTTGAACAAACACTAATTACCGGAGCTGGTGTGCCTTGGAGCCCCAAAAATGCATCGCGTGCCCGTTATGGAGAGATGGTTACCTTGAAATGGGGACTTGCCAACTCAAATAACTGGATTTCGGCTTACTTGATGAGCAGGCTGAATGCTTCTTCGTTGGTACGTCTTATTCATCGATTTGGGGTTAGAAATCGAAATATTGTAGCCAGCCCCGCTCTGTGCCTCGGACCTTGCGATATCTCAGTAGGAGAAATGGTTAGCGCGTATACTGCATTTGTGAATAACGGTCTTCGTTGTGACCCGATGCTTGTTACCCGAATAGAAGACAGCGAAGGGAATGTTATTGCAAAATTCCATCCTCAGATGGAAGAGGTGATTAGTGCTCAGAGTGCCGCAAAAATGTTGGTTATGTTGAAGGCGGTAATTAACGAAGGAACGGGTGGACGTGTTCGCAGATATACCAGAGCTGACGTAGGAGGTAAAACTGGTACTACGCAACGAAACTCTGACGGTTGGTTTATCGGATTTACCCCATCTCTTGTATCCGGATGCTGGGTAGGAGGCGAAGATCGTGATATTCACTTTGATACGATGGTTTACGGGCAAGGTGCTTCCATGGCGCTACCAGTATGGGGCATTTTTATGAAGAAGGTTTTTGCCGATAAATCATTAGGGTATTCAGAGTCTGAAGCCTTTAATCTTGGAAATCAAAGCATCTGTGGTAACGACTCTACTCTAGTTGGAAATGATACAGGCGGACTTGATAGTATATTCTCTGAATAG
- the glyA gene encoding serine hydroxymethyltransferase, translated as MKRDDLVFDLIEKEHQRQLKGIELIASENFVSDQVMQAMGSCLTNKYAEGYPGKRYYGGCEVVDQTEQLAIDRLKEIFGAEWANVQPHSGAQANAAVFLAVLNPGDKFMGLNLAHGGHLSHGSLVNTSGIIYSPCEYNVKQDTGRVDYDQMEEVALREQPKLIIGGGSAYSREWDYKRMRQIADKVGAIFMVDMAHPAGLIAAGLLENPLKWAHIVTSTTHKTLRGPRGGVILMGEDFPNPWGKKTPKGEIKMMSQLLDSAVFPGIQGGPLEHVIAAKAVAFGECLQPEYREYQKQVKKNAAALAQALMDRGFTIVSGGTDNHSMLVDLRSKYPELTGKVAENALVSADITVNKNMVPFDSRSAFQTSGIRLGTPAITTRGAKEDLMAEIAEMIETVLSNVDNEAVIKSVREKVNNIMKDYPMFAY; from the coding sequence ATGAAAAGAGACGATTTAGTATTCGATTTAATCGAAAAAGAACATCAGAGACAGCTCAAGGGTATCGAGCTGATTGCATCAGAAAATTTTGTGAGCGACCAGGTAATGCAGGCAATGGGTTCTTGCCTGACAAACAAGTACGCTGAAGGCTATCCGGGCAAACGTTACTATGGCGGTTGCGAAGTGGTAGATCAAACAGAACAGTTGGCTATTGACAGACTAAAAGAAATTTTTGGGGCTGAATGGGCTAACGTACAACCTCACTCTGGTGCACAGGCAAATGCTGCAGTATTTCTTGCAGTATTGAATCCGGGTGACAAATTTATGGGATTAAATCTGGCACATGGCGGTCACTTGTCTCACGGTTCTTTGGTAAATACTTCGGGAATCATCTATTCTCCATGCGAATATAATGTAAAACAAGATACTGGTAGAGTTGATTACGACCAAATGGAAGAAGTAGCTCTCCGCGAACAACCTAAGTTGATTATCGGTGGTGGTTCTGCATATTCTCGCGAATGGGATTACAAGCGTATGCGCCAGATTGCAGATAAGGTTGGAGCAATCTTCATGGTAGATATGGCTCACCCTGCCGGACTTATCGCAGCCGGATTATTGGAGAACCCACTGAAATGGGCACACATTGTTACTTCAACTACTCACAAAACTCTTCGTGGTCCTCGTGGTGGCGTTATCCTGATGGGCGAAGACTTCCCAAATCCATGGGGAAAGAAAACACCTAAGGGTGAAATCAAGATGATGTCTCAGTTGCTAGATTCAGCTGTATTCCCAGGAATTCAGGGAGGACCGCTGGAACACGTAATCGCAGCTAAAGCTGTTGCGTTCGGCGAATGTCTACAACCTGAATACAGAGAATATCAGAAACAGGTGAAGAAAAATGCTGCAGCACTTGCACAAGCGTTGATGGACAGAGGATTTACAATCGTATCAGGTGGAACAGACAACCACTCCATGCTGGTTGACCTGCGTTCTAAATATCCTGAGCTAACTGGTAAAGTTGCAGAAAATGCATTGGTATCTGCTGATATCACTGTAAATAAGAACATGGTTCCATTTGATAGCCGTTCTGCATTCCAGACTTCGGGTATCCGTCTTGGAACTCCTGCTATCACTACCCGTGGTGCAAAAGAGGATCTGATGGCTGAAATTGCTGAAATGATTGAAACTGTTCTTTCTAACGTTGATAATGAAGCAGTCATTAAATCAGTTCGTGAGAAAGTAAACAACATCATGAAAGATTACCCGATGTTTGCTTATTAA
- a CDS encoding porin family protein, with product MKKIALLITIFIGLNLSCFAQENSGTSQGKNINFGIKGGFNTAMYFIDEFKIKDITIDEIQNNYKVGYFGAMFVRFNIKKHFIEPELSYHVSKSEITFDKKGSQHPDIEPDYASINSTIHTIELPVLYGYNFIKEGPYGMSFFAGPKLKYVWNKKSELVFSNFDQQGIKEKPYPFNLNVVGGVGVNISKIFFDFRYEVGLGNISKSVTYTESNPDGTVSEANMIFKRRSNLLSFSFGFMF from the coding sequence ATGAAAAAGATAGCTCTACTTATAACTATATTTATTGGCTTGAATCTCTCTTGTTTTGCACAAGAGAATTCCGGAACCTCACAAGGAAAAAATATAAATTTCGGGATAAAAGGAGGTTTCAATACGGCTATGTATTTTATCGATGAGTTCAAAATTAAAGATATCACGATAGATGAAATACAGAATAATTATAAAGTCGGCTATTTTGGCGCCATGTTTGTCCGTTTCAATATAAAAAAACACTTTATTGAGCCCGAATTATCTTATCATGTAAGTAAGTCCGAAATTACATTTGACAAAAAAGGAAGTCAGCATCCCGATATTGAGCCCGATTATGCCAGTATCAATTCTACCATCCATACTATTGAACTGCCGGTTCTTTACGGATATAATTTCATTAAAGAGGGGCCATACGGCATGTCATTCTTTGCTGGCCCGAAACTAAAATATGTATGGAATAAAAAGAGCGAACTGGTTTTTTCTAATTTTGACCAACAAGGAATTAAGGAAAAGCCATATCCGTTCAATTTAAATGTTGTAGGAGGTGTAGGCGTAAATATCTCAAAAATATTTTTCGACTTCCGCTATGAGGTAGGGTTAGGAAATATTTCTAAGTCAGTAACCTACACTGAATCAAATCCGGATGGTACTGTAAGTGAGGCAAATATGATCTTTAAAAGGAGAAGCAACCTGCTTAGTTTCTCTTTCGGGTTCATGTTCTGA
- a CDS encoding 2-amino-4-hydroxy-6-hydroxymethyldihydropteridine diphosphokinase: MKQHFCLISIGTNTNRVKNIKLAQELLSFNFPQIHLGKEMDTEPIGINNPAHFTNQLAMMQTKLSIEEIRQVLKNIEIQVGRIPEDKEKGIIKMDIDLLMYDSAILKVSDLKKEFIIAGLKEFGL, encoded by the coding sequence ATGAAACAACATTTCTGTCTTATTTCTATAGGTACAAATACAAACAGGGTAAAAAACATAAAACTTGCCCAAGAACTATTATCGTTTAATTTTCCTCAGATACATTTGGGAAAGGAGATGGATACCGAACCTATCGGAATTAACAATCCTGCACATTTCACCAATCAGCTTGCCATGATGCAAACAAAGCTTTCAATAGAAGAAATCAGACAGGTTTTAAAAAATATCGAAATTCAGGTAGGAAGAATTCCGGAAGATAAAGAAAAAGGAATCATAAAAATGGATATCGACTTACTTATGTACGATTCTGCCATACTAAAAGTCAGCGACCTGAAAAAGGAATTCATCATAGCCGGTTTGAAGGAGTTCGGATTATAA
- the pyrB gene encoding aspartate carbamoyltransferase has product MENRSLVSIAEHSKEKILYLLEMAKQFENNPNRKILDGKVVATLFFEPSTRTRLSFETAVNRLGGRIIGFSDASTTSSSKGETLKDTIMMVSNYADLIVMRHFLEGAARYASEISPVPIINAGDGANQHPSQTMLDLYSIQKTQGRLDNLNIYLVGDLKYGRTVHSLLMAMRHFNPTFHFIAPDELKMPEEYKLYCDENNIKYVEHTDFTEEIIADADILYMTRVQRERFTDLMEYERVKNVYILKNKMLENTRPNLRILHPLPRVNEIAYDVDDNEKAYYFQQARNGLFARQAIICDVLGITLDEIKE; this is encoded by the coding sequence ATGGAAAATAGAAGTTTAGTGTCTATAGCCGAACATTCCAAAGAAAAAATCCTCTATCTTCTGGAAATGGCCAAACAGTTTGAAAACAATCCCAATCGAAAAATTCTGGACGGAAAAGTGGTAGCAACCCTTTTTTTTGAACCGTCAACCCGAACACGCTTAAGCTTTGAAACTGCTGTAAACCGATTAGGCGGAAGAATTATTGGCTTTTCAGACGCATCAACCACAAGTTCTTCAAAAGGAGAAACATTGAAGGACACTATTATGATGGTGAGCAATTATGCCGATCTGATTGTGATGAGACACTTTCTTGAAGGTGCAGCCAGATATGCCAGCGAAATATCTCCCGTACCTATTATTAACGCAGGCGATGGTGCCAACCAACACCCTTCGCAGACAATGCTCGATCTTTACTCTATTCAGAAAACTCAAGGCAGACTGGACAACCTGAATATATATCTGGTTGGTGATTTAAAATACGGACGTACCGTTCACTCCTTACTGATGGCCATGCGCCACTTTAATCCAACCTTCCATTTCATCGCTCCAGATGAACTGAAAATGCCTGAAGAGTATAAGCTTTACTGCGATGAGAACAATATTAAATATGTAGAGCATACTGATTTCACAGAAGAAATCATTGCCGATGCCGATATTTTATACATGACACGTGTTCAACGCGAACGATTCACAGATCTGATGGAGTATGAACGAGTGAAAAATGTCTATATTCTAAAGAACAAGATGCTTGAGAATACCCGTCCTAATCTTCGCATTCTACATCCGCTTCCAAGGGTAAACGAGATTGCATACGATGTTGACGATAACGAAAAAGCATACTACTTTCAGCAAGCCCGCAACGGACTCTTTGCACGTCAGGCTATTATTTGTGATGTACTGGGAATCACCCTGGATGAAATCAAGGAATAA
- a CDS encoding formate--tetrahydrofolate ligase: protein MKTDIEIARSIELTRINNVASGTGIPVDEIEHYGRYIAKVPVHLINEEKVKNSNLILVTAITPTKAGIGKTTVSIGLALGLNRIGKKAIVALREPSLGPCFGMKGGAAGGGYAQVLPMENINLHFTGDFHAITSAHNMISALLDNYLYQNQETGFGLKEILWKKVLDINDRTLRNIVVGIGGKANGITRESGFDITPASEIMAILCLARDQKDLRRRIENILLGFTYDNKPFTVKDLGIAGAITVLLKETIHPNLVQTTEHTAAFVHGGPFANIAHGCNSLLATKMAMSYGDYTITEAGFGADLGAEKFFNIKCRKSGLQPKLTVIVATAQGLKMHGGVSLDKIKEPNTDGLCEGLKNLDKHIQNMRSFNQNVVVAFNKYDTDSDAEIAMVRSFCEWAGVGFAINNAFAEGGKGAVELAELVVRTIEEKPSKPLKLTYKDEDSTADKIEKVAKNIYGAKLVTFSSQSNKMLKLIKELGISDFPVCIAKTPYSFSADEKAYGVATDFELHIRDIVINNGAEMIVAIAGDIMRMPGLPKQPQATKIDIVNGYIEGLS from the coding sequence ATGAAAACAGATATTGAAATAGCAAGAAGCATTGAATTAACCAGGATTAATAACGTTGCTTCTGGGACCGGTATTCCGGTCGACGAAATAGAGCATTATGGTCGTTACATTGCTAAAGTTCCCGTACACTTAATCAATGAAGAAAAAGTTAAGAACAGCAATCTGATTCTTGTAACAGCTATTACTCCAACAAAAGCCGGAATTGGTAAAACAACGGTCTCCATTGGACTGGCACTTGGCTTAAACAGAATAGGGAAGAAGGCAATAGTTGCTTTGCGCGAACCTTCACTTGGTCCTTGCTTTGGAATGAAAGGCGGTGCTGCTGGTGGTGGATATGCACAGGTGCTGCCGATGGAAAATATCAATCTCCACTTTACAGGAGATTTCCACGCCATTACCTCTGCACACAATATGATCAGTGCATTGCTCGACAACTATTTATATCAGAATCAGGAAACCGGCTTCGGACTGAAAGAAATTCTATGGAAAAAGGTTCTTGATATTAATGATCGTACACTTCGTAACATAGTTGTTGGTATTGGTGGAAAAGCAAATGGAATTACCCGTGAATCGGGATTCGATATAACTCCGGCATCTGAAATTATGGCTATTCTTTGCCTTGCCAGAGATCAGAAAGACCTTCGTCGTCGTATTGAGAATATTTTACTAGGATTTACGTACGACAATAAGCCGTTTACAGTTAAGGATCTTGGGATAGCCGGTGCCATCACCGTACTGCTGAAAGAGACCATTCACCCAAATTTGGTACAAACAACAGAACATACTGCTGCGTTTGTTCATGGAGGTCCTTTCGCGAACATTGCCCATGGATGTAACTCTCTGCTTGCAACAAAGATGGCCATGAGTTATGGAGATTATACAATTACGGAAGCTGGTTTCGGTGCCGATTTGGGAGCTGAGAAGTTCTTCAATATCAAATGCCGCAAATCGGGCTTGCAACCAAAGCTGACGGTTATTGTTGCTACAGCGCAGGGACTTAAAATGCATGGCGGAGTTAGTCTCGATAAAATTAAGGAACCAAATACTGACGGTTTGTGTGAAGGACTGAAGAATCTGGATAAGCATATTCAGAACATGCGTTCTTTCAATCAGAATGTAGTTGTGGCTTTCAATAAGTATGATACAGACTCTGACGCTGAGATTGCTATGGTCCGCAGTTTCTGCGAATGGGCAGGTGTAGGTTTTGCAATTAATAATGCTTTTGCTGAAGGTGGTAAAGGAGCAGTGGAACTGGCCGAATTGGTAGTTCGTACTATCGAGGAAAAACCTTCAAAACCATTGAAACTGACATACAAGGATGAAGATTCAACTGCAGATAAAATTGAAAAAGTAGCTAAAAATATTTATGGAGCCAAGTTGGTTACATTTAGCTCTCAATCGAATAAAATGCTGAAGTTGATTAAGGAACTGGGTATTTCTGATTTCCCTGTATGTATAGCTAAGACTCCGTACTCATTCTCAGCTGATGAAAAAGCATACGGTGTTGCTACCGATTTTGAATTGCATATCAGAGACATTGTTATAAATAACGGTGCCGAGATGATTGTGGCTATTGCTGGAGACATAATGCGTATGCCGGGTCTGCCCAAACAACCTCAGGCAACAAAAATCGATATCGTAAATGGCTATATCGAAGGTTTGAGCTAA